The Sphaerodactylus townsendi isolate TG3544 linkage group LG02, MPM_Stown_v2.3, whole genome shotgun sequence DNA segment TGGATCTGGTAAAGGAAAGGTGGGAGAGAAGATTCCTAAGGCAAAGAAGTCAGTGGTTGATTATGTTCTGTCATTCAGAGAACGGCTTAAAGATATGATGAGTGTTCCCTGGAGAACCTAGCCAaggcccaagccacacagagcagtTGGTATGATAAGACAGCAAGGTCTCGTGCACTTTGAGTTAGGGGACAAAGTGATGTTTCTGCCTCTTAGCCAGACAAGCTGAAGGCTGACATGGGAAAAGGAACATGTGATTGtggataggctggatgatgttacTTATGCAGTGGCATTGAAAGGTCTGGGAAAAAGACCAAGGTTGTACATGTTAATATGCTGAAGCCATATCTTGAGAGGAGGATGGTGTTGAAGATGTGACCAGGAGAGAGGGAGACGGGGAACCAGATTTCGGACGATAGCagaccccctctcctccctcaccaAGAAATCCCTCCCAGACAAGGTGGTTTGGACCCCAGCCTGTCAGGCTGCTTTTGAGCAGTTGAAACAAGCGTTAGTGTCCCTACCTGTGCTCAAAGCTCCTGATTTTGACAGGCGGTTCTTTGTTGCAACTGATGCCTCAGACTCTGGGATCGGGGCTGTTCTAATGCAAGAGTGGGAGGGCACCAGACATCCAATTGCATATCTCAATGGAAAACTGATCCCTTTGGGAGAAAAACTTTGTCTTCAGTGCAAAAAAGAATGTTTGGCAATTGTAGCTGGGCACTGGACAAACTGCGACACTTACTTGTGGGGGGGCAAGAATTTACCCTCTTGACAGACCATTCATCCCTCCAATGGCTGCAGACCATGAAGAACTCAAACACTAAGCTGCAGAGGTGGTCATGGAGGATTCAGGAATTCAACATGAAGATTGAACACATTGCTGGATGTAACAATGTGGTGGCAGATTTCCTGTCCAGGAAGGACATGGACTCATGAAGAGAATGTCTGTATGTATCCTAATGTGTATCTAGCTGCAAATGACGTTGCTTGGATTCGCTGCAGAGCACCCTTGTAAAAGGGTGCTCCTCACGCTTGAATCTTAGAGGAGGGGAGATGTGGAGAGAAGTATCCCTCCCCCTaggatttcctttttctttcatcctctccttctccaaccagggaCCAAGGGTGTGGAGGTcgtagaaatcccagagaaacatcaggaaatgctacctgacctagggaaatgatatcttgacccagcctgacctggtcaaagggagggtggggtctgggatcttataaattgaggggaagagaggggcgaggtctcttggctcaggtctctctggaggggagcagagctcttgcctgaactgggagaggcggctgccattttctggaccatgtgctcagcccgGTAAAGTGacctctttgccaatggcaacattttacggcttaaggacctaccctgctttctaccatctttagccagggtatgtattagtgataggaaaagaggatttgcgttttatctccttttattttgtaacccttgctaaatctggtgtgtgctaaaacatatggtaatcattttcttttttaataaatactttttaaaaccttagctgtggaggaaagactctgtaccacttatgcccctactgtcttggacagctatttaaacaggaggtagagaggaaggctgagcaacttttcctccaggatctccagccTTCCCTGTGGAACCAACGAGAGggaaaccaaggggaaactgaggcaggggcctcgtgcagttggaaaggaagctgggaaatcctgatcttccccagcaggcagtcctcaaatgatcaggtggtggcagcatacccaaagagaaagttagccctccccaggaaaagtcggtaactcctgggggtgtgcagagtgcgaaatagggcctgccagccaaaagcaagcctgtttcgccacagcTTGAAAAGGGagttagattcatggaggaaacaTCCATCAATGACTACTAGCCATTGTGATTCAACAGAGCATCCTTATGCAGAGGCAACAAATCTGGAAATACCAGTGTTAGGAAGCAGCATCAAGGGAAGGTCTTGACCTTTGTGCCCTGTTTGTTTAGCATCTTGGAACtactagttggccactgtatgaaacaATATGatggattagatcaggggtctgcaacctgtggctctccagatgttcaattggccatgctggcaggggtttatgggatttgtagtccatgaacatctggagagccgcaggttgcagacccctggataagttgaactactggtctgatctagtaacgctcttcttatggtcttatgttttcatttgtagtgcatttttatcccacccttttccTAAGAATCTTGGAGCCACATGCATAGtgtctttctctgtttttctcatcacagcaacaaccctgtgaggtaggttagtccgAGAGGGAATGACAAGCTCAGAATCACCAATAAGCTTTATTTGGCCATGAGGATATGAATCCAGGCCTACTCAGACCTAGACCCTTCTCAGGCCCACTATTCAGTGAAAATGTACCATTCATTGGATGAAAGACCAATGCAAATTGCTGTGGCAAGTAAGCCTGTCTTACCTTGAGGTTGACATTTCAGGcagtaggtttcagaaggtggagTATTTTCTCTGCTCTCAATCATCATATGTcataaaacaagaaagaaaggtggctttttgatttttctttccaAGGACAATAATGTATACAGGACACTCTCCTGGAAATTTCTTCGGGCTTCCGATTCTGCTCTCTGTCATACTCTAATGTAAATAGTAGCTCACATCTTCTGGAAGGGgtgtttcctttattattttaataacatTATTACACCAAGGAGCTCAAGATAGTAtatattgtttttcctttcctccattttatgatCACAATAGTCCTTTGAGGTGGGTCAGGATGAATGAGAACCAGTATACAAGGTCTTCCAAGGATCATAGATAAACAGGAACTTCAATTCTACATTGACTTGATTATCTTTAGAAAAGTGACTCGAGAACTTCTGAATTATTTAGTGCAGCTAACAGTTGCAGCTAACAGTTGTACTGACAGAGAACTCAGTGTAGTTCAATAGCTTCCAGAAAAGTAATCCAACTGCCTTCCATAAACTGTTTGAAGAACATTTGCAACATGCGAAGCCTACCTGTATGGGATGCAGATTGTTGCGGCTCAGGCTTCAATAAATTCTGGAGTCAGATACTTATACCTGCATATATATCTTTTATTAATTATGAATGCTACAACCTGCGAGGTTCATGGGGGCATCCCCCCCTTCAATTGCTTACCCATCTGCCCTTGTGTTCCTACTTGCCccctcccacagagccccacaaGAAGCATACAGGGGAAGGGGCTTCTCACACACACCCTGATAGCTTTGCCTTCCTGCCCATTCTACACCCTACTGCTGTGCCTTTCTGGCTGCTTCTGTTCCCCACCACTCTCCCATCGTCTTCTCTGATACTTTGCCTGAAGGAGCTGTGGCGTGGGTGGGGGGTTCTGCTCTCTGCTCCCCCTTGCCTACGTTCAGTGCCACCGCCACTGCTTATTTTGTGTATGCAATTGTGGCTTCTGCTCCTCTGTCTTCCATGGCATCTATATTGTTTTGTCTCTGTGGGATATAAACCCTCCCTACATTTTGTAaaacttttcatatttttctccttccccaggAGAGACTGTGTCAGTTGTGTCAGTTCCattattactttctctggacaatgttcccaccagtttttagttcttatgttataattcttgcataaattccagtggatcaccttgaccactgagttgtgcctctgtttgtattcagtctgggcaatctttttgcagcagctgaggacatgatctacagtttcatcagcttctttgcacaatctgcactttgcatcatccgaggatttaaTCTAGCTGGAGTAACTGCTACATCCTCTGGAGGAAGAGACCTGGCTGGTACCATTTGCATTTTAGGTACTCTCTAGATTAGACTATACTACTtcactctatgtggggctgcctttctAGACATTTCAGAAACTGCCATTGAACTGTGGAATGTTGTAGAGCCCTTGGATGGGACTCTAATAATATAATACATAATATTTATCCATATTATGTTTGTGTTGAAACAGTTGTACTGtttaccattttattttttagtcAAATCCCATTCAAAGGATGACtttattttataaattaaatttcaaggAATATATTCCTCTAGGTCAACAAAATTTGAGGTCCGCATGTGAGCCCCTGCTTCACATTACATCTTTTATGGAGTCACTGTTGATTTTCAGATTGAAAAGCAGACTTTTTAGTAATTGTGGCTGAACTCTCTACATTAAAAGATTTATCTGGTACTATCTCTGTTGAGTTTCTGAAGGTTGGAAGGAACTACTGTATTTGCTGATATTTGGCAGATGAGATTGGTCTGTATTGTTGCTTCTGTTGATCCAGCAATACAGAGTTGCTTCTGTTGATCCAGCAGCATCCACCCATTTTTTAATATTGTACACTGATATGTTGTTTTAAGATGTGATAATGGCTTTTCCTTTGAAAACCTAGGGTAactataagttgactgtgacttgacaccaaaacaaaaacaaaaaacagcgtTCCTGTTGGCTAGATCCTGACAGTGATGaggctgccacattctgaaccaactgaagtttccagatTGTTTACAAGGGCAGCCCAATATAGACTGTAATCCAGTAATCCAATACAGTAATTAATTGAGGTATCTCAAGATCCAGTGTCATCACTACTTATCTCTCAAATGTCATCTGGTTCAGCCTagcttctccttctctctctctctctctctctctctctctctctctctctctctctctctctccctctctctctctctctctctcagattgTAGTCCCTGTCTGTTAAAATGGATAAAAAACTGCTTCTCCCCAGGAGGGCAAAGACAATATGTCAAAGTTCTCCATTCCATCATCATGTGCTGTGATGTCTGCCTATATATGCCAATGTGCACTAGTGAAACTGTTTTGCTTCAGTAGGGCGGAATATGTGTCACGTGACTCTGTCATCCTAGTGTGCAGTGCTGCCTACTTGTCTGCCAGTGTatcgtggggggtggggaagctccTGTGCCTAGCAAGTGCAGCCTGGGAGAGAACAGAATATCCAAAAATAACCAAACCAGTGGCCACTGCACTTGCATAGAATCAAATCAGCACCCTCCCAGACCATGAATCACCAGTGCTCTTTGGTGGCAAAGTCTGTAACCGCTAATTGGTAAAGATCTCTGTCACTTATATAAtagctttctctctctcatcaTTCAACCTATTTTTTCTAAGGAGGTCAGTGTTGTGTAAATAGTTCTCACACAGttaatcctcataacaaccctgtgagaaaaTTAGACAGGTGAATGACCCAGGGAGCACATGGTTGAATGGTAAGACACTAGCTTGTGATTTTTTGAAGTCTAAAGCATACAACATGCCAGATCAATGGCCAGTTCTACATGTTTCTGAATTTTACTATACTCTGAAGTGCAGAATGTATAATGGACAGATCTGAAATTCGCCTGAGGTATGTGTCTATGTATTTAGAAAAATAGAATTTGAATAGTGCCCACTTTCCTTGTCCTCACTGTCAATAATCTTCACTTAGGCCATTCTTTTCAGAATGTAGATTGCATAAAACTTTCATGAACTTTGCCTGCCAATTCTATGATGTGCTCAGCCTCTTCTAACAACAGATGTTATTACAACTATTCTCCCTCCCACACGGCTTTTGTCAGTGTCACTAACAGTGTAACTGAAGAAGCTTTTTCCTATAGTAGCTGACTGATTGCTCCTCCTGctacttttctctttctctctttcatctAGTGACCTGCTCAGTGGTGTCATAAGGAACTTGTTCTATGATTAGAAAGAATCAATGGCAATTTTTCTGAGCAGGTAGGGAAAAAGAAACATGTTGGAAGAGAGAGCATTGTCGCCAGAGACAACAGAGGAAGTGGAAAGATTAGTGACCCTAGCCCAGGAGTCAGGTACCCTCCCCCGGGTCACTTTTAACACTCCAGAAAAGCTCGAGGAAGAACCATGCCACAGAAAGTTGGCCAAATTAACAACCAAATATAATCGGAAAGATCTTCAGAGATGGAGAGATCTGGAGGAGTGGATTGATACCCAGTTGCAGGAGCTATATCAGTACCAGGTAGGTAGACTGAATCTTACCTTTGCCATAATCATATGCCCTTTAGTATAATGCAGAACCCTATCTATGTTATAACATATTGTAATGGGGAAATGTCTGCTGTGTTACAAAAGGAATTAGCTTCTTTGTCCCTGAAACAAGCTTTCACTTCTATTCTGCCTGTGTGCTGGGAACAGGGTGGAGGGTATCATTTTTCTGTCATAAGAAAGAGATCTGTTCTAGCAAAAGCATCCCTGGAATATGCCTGGCCATCTTGACTGAAATTTTCCAGGAAATAGATTTCACAACTTTTTTATTTGGTAGCCTAGTCATCTGTGGAATGGCAATCAGAAACTGGTTTCTAATCTTTAATTTAAA contains these protein-coding regions:
- the PPP1R14D gene encoding protein phosphatase 1 regulatory subunit 14D isoform X1; the protein is MLEERALSPETTEEVERLVTLAQESGTLPRVTFNTPEKLEEEPCHRKLAKLTTKYNRKDLQRWRDLEEWIDTQLQELYQYQLQETDATAAPEPEIDIEDLLEVPNEEQKSRLQEILHTCSRPTEDFVAELLDRLRGLRKIANPQRK
- the PPP1R14D gene encoding protein phosphatase 1 regulatory subunit 14D isoform X2 gives rise to the protein MLEERALSPETTEEVERLVTLAQESGTLPRVTFNTPEKLEEEPCHRKLAKLTTKYNRKDLQRWRDLEEWIDTQLQELYQYQLQETDATAAPEPEIDIEDLLEVPNEEQKSRLQEILHTCSRPTEAMMSI